The Candidatus Krumholzibacteriia bacterium genome contains a region encoding:
- a CDS encoding translocation/assembly module TamB domain-containing protein: MLLPPLRERLLSFALGRLASGLGGQVQVREARWPALGRVELEGVEWSEAGTMLLAVEKLRLDLALGPLRHGDVDIEQLAVLGLRLDLPAVQRHMKERPTAPGGGGKRSFPRPGSVAGVPSVGIESLEIEAPWLRLRAGEPGTDDGARSLVLRAALNFRHGVVPRLQVESARSIGAPESWSLDSLALDLDLARGTASGRGRGHVGPNWPLHFALDPDGADRFVLRLSEGEREGPPQRMGLVARAQVERRGLAVDSLGFTATLRTPGSAELARIPALEQRLHGKPDFGGALFETRGTLAFSPRALVRLDLVCLPGDLLTAGSMHFEGGGGSWEVRCDSLQAVDLHLRGRLRSDPDSLAVAAHLDVLGPGWRDWLTSSRIPEVSLRSRLDFVRRRQETAARFRLSASGSIAAHAVDRLLLEGRLGLRPEAASALQIQVASYGAEAGLAVEIRRGDTLHARLSPLVVETTRVAAGKLNAGDEKAATLVYVPKSRSFSLAGFQIRGAAGNLDLEASYSPPGEGSFQAQLAWPHFPVLLARLARLAPARAESLQAHWREEGPYRLQCAGEVRAGSTASTGTFALPGPRALAALWPALRCCDPGALAGTFHWRTASGGRFDVELDGGESAWLDSLHVAIGGTRESLQVRAARLQMHALHLAVDGGMQGETLALQGRWTLQGSTLLERFVHLEGDSIQKLEMRGRAQLSGARSAPALAAELEGSFAGLGLQVPAIRAEVHRDEAGILGRLLLPSGGKSRWIALDHLDARVSSSQPQRWRPERVALHARGPGFELKQAARLGSEKLSQVEVDTLAFVLAGKDLRALHPFRFSLAAGRLALQDLELAGALGRLQAHGAAGPDSTRFALHLHLALPDEPPALSIPPTFWPRGIRFNLRATALDSLTATGEIQGLKLAGGTEPTLRFRLDSASGLARVAVQLGDSTSSSLEGHATLPSRLQLYPPQAALLSGPVAADFRFDALPFGVHTSRKRGLFGPEDLGRLGGRIVLGGTTAALAGFAAVEGGFPQSAKLSSYVLTLRARAGQDAAVDSLWNAAPPTLDVAPQAPEDFLAGFALRSGNQGLVRGSAAVPLLFSLQRPFVRAAPARSLMVRVDSESVPLAALNPFLPRGAALDGAARLVLALDGEVQNPRLEGTLRTNEVELTLGDGSRLVFVTNAELGGERLHPELRGDIEVKTGLVKVPEAERHLHPKEGEALLLGAAATDTLLPAPAPPPPEQTPPALQRRLAATTLDLRIRVPKAFFVRGRGLDIEGAGELQVTQKEGEPVVAGQLRGIRGTYSIAGRNLNLDRGSVTFSGNAKPDPALDIQMSTSISGIKIRVLVTGTAEKPLLVLSSDPEMKQTDIIALLALGKTYDQLSDEESNVMRERATAILVSMGATALQENVTKEFGIDVVQYKSSTGAPGATSEEQSKAGSLAFGKYLSPKVLLSYSYSLDRAVDDVVSLEYFLKGQLTVETLYSVKGQSGLGFGWAMEY, translated from the coding sequence TTGTTGCTCCCACCCCTCCGAGAGCGGCTGCTCTCGTTCGCTCTCGGGCGTCTGGCTTCGGGCCTCGGCGGGCAAGTGCAGGTGCGGGAAGCGCGCTGGCCCGCCCTCGGGCGGGTCGAGCTCGAAGGCGTGGAGTGGAGCGAGGCCGGAACGATGCTGCTCGCGGTGGAGAAGCTCAGGCTCGATCTCGCGCTCGGGCCGCTTCGGCACGGCGACGTGGACATCGAACAGCTGGCGGTCCTGGGATTGCGGCTCGACCTACCCGCCGTGCAGCGCCACATGAAAGAGCGACCCACCGCCCCCGGCGGAGGCGGGAAACGCAGCTTCCCGCGTCCAGGATCGGTCGCGGGTGTGCCGTCGGTCGGCATCGAGTCGTTGGAGATCGAGGCGCCATGGTTGCGTCTCCGCGCTGGCGAGCCAGGCACAGACGATGGCGCGCGCTCGCTCGTGCTCCGAGCCGCGCTCAATTTCCGCCATGGTGTGGTGCCACGGTTGCAAGTGGAATCCGCTCGTAGCATCGGAGCGCCCGAAAGCTGGAGCTTGGATTCCCTCGCTCTCGACCTCGATCTCGCGCGTGGTACGGCCTCGGGGCGCGGCCGCGGTCATGTCGGGCCGAACTGGCCGCTTCACTTCGCTCTCGACCCCGATGGTGCCGATCGTTTCGTCCTCCGCCTCTCGGAGGGCGAGAGGGAAGGGCCGCCGCAGAGGATGGGGCTCGTAGCCCGGGCGCAGGTCGAGCGCCGCGGTCTCGCCGTCGATTCGCTCGGCTTCACCGCCACGCTGCGGACACCTGGAAGCGCGGAGCTCGCCCGCATTCCCGCACTCGAGCAACGTCTCCATGGCAAACCGGATTTCGGCGGCGCTCTCTTCGAGACGCGCGGGACGCTCGCCTTCTCTCCCCGGGCACTGGTGCGCCTCGACCTCGTCTGCCTCCCAGGAGATCTCCTCACCGCCGGAAGCATGCATTTCGAAGGCGGCGGGGGAAGCTGGGAGGTCCGTTGCGATTCTCTGCAAGCCGTGGATCTGCATCTCCGCGGCAGGCTCCGCAGCGATCCCGATTCGCTCGCGGTCGCGGCACATCTCGATGTCCTGGGTCCTGGCTGGCGCGATTGGCTGACCTCGAGTCGCATCCCGGAAGTCTCGCTTCGCTCCCGCCTCGACTTCGTCCGCCGGCGGCAGGAGACTGCAGCACGGTTCCGCCTTTCTGCGAGCGGCAGCATCGCGGCGCACGCCGTCGACCGCCTGCTCCTGGAAGGGAGACTGGGCCTGCGCCCGGAAGCGGCGTCGGCGCTCCAAATCCAGGTGGCGAGCTACGGCGCCGAAGCCGGTCTCGCCGTCGAGATCCGGCGCGGCGACACGCTCCACGCCCGGCTCTCGCCTCTCGTCGTGGAGACCACCCGCGTCGCCGCGGGGAAACTGAACGCCGGCGACGAGAAGGCAGCGACGCTCGTTTACGTGCCGAAGAGCCGCAGTTTCTCCCTCGCTGGCTTCCAGATCCGTGGCGCCGCGGGGAACCTGGATCTCGAGGCGAGCTACAGCCCGCCCGGGGAGGGTTCGTTCCAGGCCCAGCTCGCCTGGCCGCACTTCCCTGTTCTCCTGGCGCGTCTCGCCCGGCTCGCTCCGGCGCGGGCAGAGTCGTTGCAAGCGCACTGGCGCGAAGAAGGACCCTATCGCCTGCAGTGCGCCGGCGAGGTCCGAGCCGGAAGCACGGCGAGCACAGGGACTTTCGCACTCCCCGGGCCGAGGGCTCTCGCCGCCCTCTGGCCGGCGCTCCGCTGCTGCGACCCGGGCGCGCTCGCCGGGACATTTCATTGGCGCACCGCTTCCGGCGGTCGCTTCGACGTGGAACTCGATGGCGGCGAGAGCGCCTGGCTCGATTCGCTGCACGTGGCCATCGGGGGGACACGCGAGAGCCTGCAGGTCCGCGCTGCCCGCTTGCAAATGCACGCCTTGCATCTCGCGGTCGACGGCGGGATGCAAGGCGAAACGCTGGCCCTGCAAGGGCGCTGGACTCTCCAGGGCAGCACGCTTCTCGAACGTTTCGTCCACCTCGAAGGGGACTCGATCCAGAAGCTGGAGATGCGCGGTCGCGCCCAACTTTCCGGCGCACGAAGCGCACCCGCGCTGGCGGCTGAGCTCGAGGGCAGCTTCGCCGGCCTGGGTCTGCAAGTACCCGCCATCCGGGCGGAGGTGCATCGGGACGAAGCGGGGATTCTCGGCCGTCTCCTTCTGCCGAGCGGTGGCAAGAGCCGCTGGATCGCACTCGACCACCTCGACGCCCGCGTTTCCTCTTCACAGCCGCAACGGTGGCGGCCGGAGCGCGTCGCCCTCCACGCCCGCGGCCCCGGTTTCGAGCTCAAGCAAGCGGCGCGGCTCGGCAGCGAAAAACTCTCTCAGGTGGAGGTCGACACGCTTGCCTTCGTCCTTGCCGGCAAGGATCTCAGAGCGCTGCACCCCTTCCGTTTCTCCCTCGCGGCAGGAAGGCTCGCGCTCCAGGACCTCGAGCTCGCCGGCGCGCTCGGCCGCTTGCAGGCGCATGGCGCGGCCGGACCCGATAGCACGCGCTTCGCTCTGCACCTCCACCTCGCCCTCCCGGACGAGCCGCCGGCTCTCTCCATTCCGCCGACGTTTTGGCCCCGCGGCATTCGCTTCAACCTGCGAGCGACCGCGCTCGATTCGCTCACGGCAACGGGCGAGATCCAGGGCTTGAAGCTGGCCGGCGGCACGGAACCTACCCTCCGCTTCCGCCTCGACTCCGCCTCCGGTCTCGCCCGAGTCGCGGTGCAGCTGGGCGACAGCACCAGCTCCAGCCTCGAGGGCCACGCCACGCTGCCGTCGCGCCTGCAGCTCTATCCGCCCCAGGCAGCGCTCCTTTCCGGTCCGGTCGCCGCGGACTTCCGTTTCGATGCTCTGCCGTTCGGCGTGCACACGAGCCGCAAGCGAGGCCTCTTCGGTCCCGAAGATCTCGGGCGTCTGGGCGGACGGATCGTTCTCGGGGGAACGACGGCGGCGCTGGCGGGCTTCGCCGCCGTCGAGGGCGGCTTCCCGCAATCAGCGAAGCTGTCGTCTTATGTGCTCACGCTTCGTGCCCGCGCCGGACAGGACGCCGCGGTGGACTCGCTCTGGAACGCGGCGCCCCCGACGCTCGACGTCGCACCCCAGGCACCAGAAGACTTCCTCGCCGGGTTCGCCCTTCGCTCCGGAAACCAGGGGCTGGTGCGGGGGAGCGCCGCCGTGCCGCTCCTTTTCTCCCTCCAACGCCCCTTCGTCCGCGCCGCTCCGGCGCGTTCCCTGATGGTGCGGGTGGACTCCGAGTCGGTGCCGCTCGCGGCCCTCAACCCCTTCCTTCCCCGTGGCGCTGCTCTCGACGGTGCGGCCAGGCTGGTGCTGGCTCTCGACGGCGAGGTGCAGAACCCGCGCCTCGAGGGCACGCTGCGCACCAACGAGGTGGAGCTCACCCTCGGGGATGGCTCGCGCCTCGTCTTCGTTACCAACGCCGAGCTCGGCGGCGAGCGTTTGCATCCCGAGCTCCGCGGCGATATCGAGGTGAAGACCGGGCTCGTGAAGGTTCCGGAAGCCGAGCGGCATCTGCACCCGAAGGAGGGAGAAGCGTTGCTCCTCGGCGCCGCCGCCACGGACACGCTCCTGCCTGCGCCCGCTCCGCCGCCCCCGGAACAGACACCTCCGGCCCTGCAGCGCCGGCTCGCTGCCACCACCCTCGACCTGCGCATCCGCGTCCCCAAGGCTTTCTTCGTGCGCGGTCGCGGACTCGACATCGAGGGAGCCGGCGAACTCCAGGTGACGCAGAAGGAAGGCGAGCCCGTCGTCGCCGGCCAGCTGCGGGGCATACGCGGGACGTATTCCATCGCGGGACGGAACCTGAATCTGGATCGCGGTAGCGTCACCTTCTCCGGGAACGCGAAACCCGATCCCGCCCTGGACATCCAGATGTCCACCAGCATTTCAGGGATCAAGATCCGCGTCCTCGTGACCGGCACGGCGGAAAAACCGCTGCTCGTCCTTTCCTCCGACCCGGAGATGAAGCAGACCGACATCATCGCTCTCCTCGCTTTGGGCAAGACCTACGACCAGCTCTCCGACGAGGAGTCGAACGTCATGCGCGAACGGGCGACGGCGATCCTGGTCTCCATGGGCGCGACGGCGCTGCAGGAGAACGTCACCAAGGAATTCGGCATCGATGTCGTGCAGTACAAGAGCAGCACGGGGGCGCCGGGTGCGACGAGCGAGGAGCAGAGCAAGGCCGGCAGCCTCGCCTTCGGCAAATACCTGAGCCCGAAGGTGCTCTTGAGCTACTCCTACTCCCTCGACCGTGCCGTGGATGACGTGGTGAGCCTGGAATACTTCCTCAAGGGGCAGCTGACCGTGGAGACCCTGTACAGCGTCAAAGGTCAGTCCGGCCTCGGCTTCGGCTGGGCGATGGAGTATTGA
- a CDS encoding BamA/TamA family outer membrane protein — MHWALLSLGRRAALRPVTARRVLAAALVVPLLASADVAPAATATTVVPAASSGLAATSAPTAAADWESYWGWKVGSFDITGLEPSMKEQLEKGLALARTGLLKKEQQIFFPEKLEEDVQRARLFLARRGYPRATVAPEVQPRGKGEELAVLLRIDPGPAVVAAAVSADSLPPALAKEATRIAIVPGDVLVDSEVETSAQALASRLQERGYARARVASHLEWLDSTRVHLHFEAHPGAVSYFGGVRIEGASPDLEGLAGKTTGIERGERYAPQALDDARENLRTLNLFQQTRVEIVDTASDTVDVVVSLVERRPTYLQASLRYWSDDEIQGMARWTNRNLFGGGKGVSAGASISPFLQKADVSTWWPALTGPRTTGITTLRAERESEDSYTSVTSGALLTLRYNRSFATHVLLGLDVSNVQVTETVVGASPGPIQDGLLTALRFEASRRATDDPVSATRGHSVGFSSEWAPDDLGSDNSYYLAGAGATVYIPIMKRTQVACRALFALGAPTGSSEVLLPNKRYYSGGAASHRGFERRELGPLDASGAPYGGEAKLESSLELRFPLFWRFRAAAFIDVGQVWPTLEEIGYRSLEVAVGPGLWLQTPIGPLRGDYGIRITDYNPTQPERVFHFTIGPAF; from the coding sequence ATGCACTGGGCCCTACTTTCTCTTGGCCGTCGCGCAGCCCTCCGACCCGTCACGGCCCGGCGCGTCCTCGCCGCCGCTCTCGTCGTTCCCCTGCTCGCGAGCGCCGACGTCGCGCCCGCCGCGACCGCGACCACAGTCGTTCCAGCCGCCAGCTCCGGTCTCGCTGCCACCAGCGCCCCGACGGCAGCCGCCGATTGGGAATCGTACTGGGGTTGGAAGGTAGGGTCGTTCGACATCACTGGGCTCGAGCCGAGCATGAAAGAACAGCTCGAGAAGGGCCTCGCGCTCGCCCGCACGGGTCTGCTGAAGAAGGAGCAGCAGATCTTCTTCCCGGAAAAGCTGGAGGAAGACGTGCAACGCGCGCGTCTCTTCCTGGCGCGGCGTGGCTATCCGCGCGCCACGGTCGCGCCGGAAGTACAGCCCCGGGGCAAGGGCGAAGAGCTCGCGGTCTTGCTGCGCATCGATCCCGGCCCCGCGGTGGTGGCGGCGGCAGTGAGCGCCGACAGCCTGCCGCCGGCGCTCGCCAAGGAGGCAACGAGGATCGCCATCGTCCCGGGTGACGTGCTGGTGGACTCCGAGGTCGAGACCAGCGCCCAAGCCCTCGCCTCCCGCCTGCAGGAGAGGGGCTACGCGCGCGCCCGCGTCGCCTCGCACCTGGAGTGGCTCGACTCGACGCGCGTCCACTTACACTTCGAGGCACATCCGGGGGCGGTGTCCTACTTCGGCGGCGTGCGGATCGAGGGCGCGAGCCCCGACCTCGAGGGCCTGGCGGGAAAAACCACGGGCATCGAGCGGGGCGAGCGCTATGCACCGCAGGCCCTGGACGACGCGCGGGAAAACCTGCGCACTCTGAACCTCTTTCAGCAAACCCGGGTGGAGATCGTGGACACCGCCTCCGACACGGTGGACGTCGTCGTCAGCCTCGTCGAACGCCGCCCCACGTACCTGCAAGCGTCCTTGCGTTACTGGAGCGATGACGAGATCCAGGGCATGGCGCGCTGGACGAACCGGAACCTGTTCGGCGGCGGCAAGGGCGTGTCGGCCGGCGCGTCGATCTCCCCGTTCCTGCAGAAGGCGGATGTCTCCACCTGGTGGCCCGCTCTCACCGGACCGCGCACCACGGGCATCACCACGCTGCGGGCGGAAAGGGAGAGCGAGGATAGCTACACGAGCGTCACCTCCGGCGCCCTCCTGACGCTGCGGTACAACCGCTCCTTCGCCACCCATGTCCTCCTCGGTCTGGATGTCTCCAACGTCCAGGTCACCGAGACGGTGGTGGGCGCGAGCCCCGGGCCGATCCAGGACGGGCTCCTCACCGCACTCCGCTTCGAAGCATCGCGGCGGGCCACGGACGACCCGGTGAGCGCCACCCGTGGCCACTCCGTGGGCTTCTCTTCCGAGTGGGCCCCGGATGACCTCGGCTCGGACAATTCCTATTACCTCGCGGGTGCCGGTGCGACCGTCTACATCCCGATCATGAAGCGCACGCAGGTCGCCTGCCGTGCCCTCTTCGCACTCGGTGCACCCACGGGTTCTTCCGAGGTACTGCTCCCCAACAAGCGCTACTACTCCGGCGGTGCCGCGTCGCACCGCGGCTTCGAGCGCCGCGAGCTCGGCCCGCTGGACGCGAGCGGCGCCCCCTACGGCGGCGAGGCCAAGCTCGAAAGCTCCCTCGAGCTCCGTTTCCCGCTCTTCTGGAGGTTCCGGGCGGCGGCGTTCATCGACGTCGGACAGGTGTGGCCGACGCTGGAGGAGATCGGCTACCGCAGCCTCGAAGTGGCGGTCGGCCCCGGCCTCTGGCTGCAGACGCCCATCGGACCGCTGCGGGGCGACTACGGCATCCGGATCACGGACTACAACCCGACCCAGCCCGAGCGCGTCTTCCACTTCACCATCGGACCGGCTTTCTAG
- a CDS encoding DUF4136 domain-containing protein, producing the protein MNSPTTWTRRAGLALGAVGALWVGLSGCYPGDAPVSDVVATVHDPQTNFRSYQTFFLPNRVADFGDPSDPGYIEIDHSNDAAVLGRIRSNLVSRGWTEQTDSTQATVVVTVAALVAQNVDIWAYPPYWGGWWGWYPGYPSGGWGWGYPCCTTVTTYTTGTLFIDMVDPPPVTGPPPDTVPVIWAARANGLVNKSNTSVSRINAAIDQAFSQSSYLDID; encoded by the coding sequence ATGAACTCTCCCACGACTTGGACGCGACGAGCGGGCCTGGCACTGGGGGCCGTCGGGGCGCTCTGGGTCGGCCTCTCCGGCTGCTACCCAGGGGATGCCCCGGTTTCTGACGTCGTCGCAACGGTGCACGACCCGCAAACGAACTTCCGCAGCTACCAGACCTTTTTCCTGCCCAACCGGGTGGCGGACTTCGGGGATCCCAGCGATCCGGGCTACATCGAGATCGACCACTCGAACGACGCCGCCGTCCTGGGGCGCATTCGCAGCAACCTCGTGAGCCGAGGATGGACGGAACAGACCGACAGCACCCAAGCCACAGTCGTGGTCACCGTGGCGGCGCTCGTGGCTCAGAACGTGGACATCTGGGCCTACCCGCCCTACTGGGGCGGCTGGTGGGGTTGGTATCCTGGGTACCCCAGCGGGGGCTGGGGCTGGGGCTATCCCTGCTGCACCACCGTGACCACCTACACGACGGGAACGCTCTTCATCGACATGGTGGATCCGCCGCCGGTCACAGGGCCGCCACCCGACACGGTTCCGGTCATCTGGGCGGCGAGGGCGAACGGGCTGGTCAACAAGAGCAACACATCGGTGTCCCGCATCAATGCGGCCATCGACCAGGCGTTCTCGCAGTCATCGTATCTCGACATCGACTAG
- a CDS encoding DUF4136 domain-containing protein, translated as MQAAVRKVAPATTLVFAAALAGCSTIEYNQDFDPQIDFSKYKTYMWMQVADPAQQHPTGVNELLEKRFIAAIDENLTAKGCTKTETPPADFVVNFVATTQNKVDFNSYYTGWGYYGWYGGTQVEAYSYTEGTLIIDIFDAATKAMAWRGTATATINPSASPEQRNVRIQEAVAGIFQKFPPGPPAK; from the coding sequence ATGCAAGCCGCTGTTCGCAAGGTTGCCCCGGCGACGACCCTTGTCTTCGCAGCCGCCCTCGCCGGCTGCTCGACCATCGAATACAATCAGGACTTCGACCCTCAGATCGACTTCTCGAAGTACAAGACCTACATGTGGATGCAGGTCGCCGACCCGGCGCAGCAGCACCCCACGGGGGTGAACGAGCTCCTGGAGAAGCGCTTCATCGCCGCCATCGACGAGAATCTGACGGCCAAAGGCTGCACGAAGACGGAGACGCCTCCGGCCGATTTCGTGGTGAACTTCGTGGCCACGACGCAGAACAAGGTGGACTTCAACTCGTACTACACGGGCTGGGGCTACTACGGCTGGTACGGTGGCACGCAGGTGGAAGCGTATTCCTACACCGAGGGCACCCTGATCATCGACATCTTCGATGCCGCCACCAAGGCGATGGCCTGGCGCGGCACCGCCACGGCGACCATCAATCCGTCGGCGAGCCCGGAGCAGCGCAACGTCCGCATCCAGGAAGCCGTGGCCGGCATCTTCCAGAAGTTCCCCCCGGGGCCGCCGGCCAAATGA
- a CDS encoding META domain-containing protein: protein MKRSLWAGVFLLPLTFGLGCSSKKDGQAEEKTQAPAPAPESIRGFSENLTLAQLKNATYRGLEGIAKPVTLSSGSWEGEPLRRGARSRPAVHFLRDFRLLGDVDGDGADEAVVLLGVSSGGSGDIIHLAVVKRQGSEAVNVATVRLGDRVQLRAGRVEAKRLVLDLVQAGADDAMCCPGELVTRAWEWTGTGLQEVPTTTPPGRLSMETLAGPEWVLRQWSWDEAAAATPEVTLVYRDGKINGRSGCNRYFAAVIDGDQPGDLHVGAAAGTRMACPEAVAAVERRFLSLLPGVTKFGFVGGKLALTYEKDGIIATMLFDRRTSLPRYGSSP, encoded by the coding sequence ATGAAGAGGTCCCTTTGGGCGGGCGTGTTCCTCTTGCCGCTCACTTTCGGGCTCGGCTGCTCCTCCAAAAAGGACGGGCAAGCCGAAGAGAAAACGCAGGCCCCAGCGCCAGCGCCGGAGAGCATCCGCGGCTTCTCCGAGAACTTGACATTGGCCCAACTCAAGAATGCCACCTATCGCGGTCTCGAAGGGATCGCCAAACCGGTGACCTTGAGCTCCGGCAGCTGGGAGGGTGAGCCGCTGCGCCGGGGTGCGCGGTCACGGCCCGCGGTGCACTTCCTCCGTGACTTTCGTCTGCTGGGAGATGTCGATGGCGACGGCGCGGACGAGGCCGTGGTGCTCCTCGGTGTGAGCAGCGGCGGCTCGGGGGACATCATCCACCTGGCGGTCGTGAAGCGGCAGGGGTCGGAGGCGGTGAACGTCGCTACCGTTCGCCTCGGCGACCGCGTCCAACTGCGCGCCGGGCGCGTCGAAGCCAAGCGCCTCGTTCTCGATCTCGTGCAGGCCGGTGCCGACGATGCCATGTGCTGCCCCGGAGAGCTGGTCACCCGCGCCTGGGAATGGACCGGCACGGGGTTGCAAGAGGTTCCCACCACGACACCACCAGGCCGCCTGTCGATGGAGACTCTGGCCGGCCCGGAATGGGTGCTGCGCCAGTGGTCGTGGGACGAGGCCGCGGCGGCGACGCCCGAGGTCACCTTGGTCTACCGCGACGGCAAGATCAACGGCCGCAGCGGCTGCAACCGCTACTTCGCCGCGGTCATCGACGGCGACCAGCCGGGAGATCTCCATGTCGGCGCCGCTGCCGGGACGCGGATGGCCTGCCCGGAGGCCGTGGCTGCGGTGGAACGCCGCTTCCTCTCGCTGCTGCCGGGGGTGACGAAGTTCGGTTTCGTGGGAGGGAAGCTCGCGCTCACTTACGAGAAGGATGGCATCATCGCCACGATGTTGTTCGATCGCAGAACTTCCTTGCCCAGATACGGGTCGAGCCCATAG